A genomic window from Acidobacteriota bacterium includes:
- the gltX gene encoding glutamate--tRNA ligase encodes MKKIRVRFAPSPTGFIHVGNARTALFNWLFSRKENGVFILRIEDTDVERSTVESEISLTQDLKWLGIDWDEGPDGGGTHGPYRQSERLEKYKYFADTLLDKGSAYYCFCAPQELEREREEALIEKRMPKYSGKCRELELSGSIERVRRGEKGALRLKVPAGEEIIFNDLVRGEIRFQTDFIEDFVLIRSNGLPSYNYACVIDDRLMEITHVIRGEDHIPNTPKQIMVYRALGWEIPLFAHLSMVMGKDNTRLSKRHGATSLDQFREQGYLPEALFNYLALLGWAPPEGREVLTKEEMVSMFQLEKVGKASAIFDYDKLNWMNRQYIRSVPSENLVRMAIPFLKRDGIIHGDITELHFLWLIKAINSIISNISILSEIPKELDIFFSFPISEMDKESKKILMDETSKRVILQFEEELLKYERINWEIFIEITESIKGKLGVKGKSLFHPLRVAITARSSGLELQKFVPIVEEGANLNFPRKIKSIRERISEILEFITN; translated from the coding sequence ATGAAAAAAATAAGAGTGAGGTTTGCTCCTTCACCCACTGGATTTATTCATGTTGGCAATGCTCGAACCGCGCTTTTTAACTGGCTTTTTTCAAGGAAGGAAAATGGAGTATTCATTTTAAGAATAGAAGATACGGATGTGGAAAGATCCACAGTAGAATCTGAAATTTCTTTAACCCAAGATTTAAAATGGCTTGGAATCGATTGGGATGAAGGTCCTGATGGGGGAGGAACCCATGGGCCATATCGTCAATCGGAACGCCTTGAAAAATATAAATACTTTGCTGATACATTACTGGATAAAGGATCTGCTTATTATTGTTTTTGTGCTCCCCAAGAACTTGAAAGGGAAAGAGAGGAAGCTTTAATAGAAAAGAGAATGCCCAAATACTCTGGAAAATGCAGAGAATTGGAACTTAGCGGGTCAATTGAAAGAGTTAGAAGGGGTGAGAAAGGTGCTTTAAGATTAAAAGTTCCTGCCGGAGAGGAAATAATTTTCAATGACCTTGTAAGGGGTGAGATAAGATTTCAAACTGATTTCATTGAAGACTTTGTCCTTATAAGGTCGAACGGCCTTCCCTCTTATAACTATGCCTGTGTTATAGATGATAGGCTTATGGAGATTACCCATGTGATAAGGGGTGAAGATCATATTCCCAATACTCCAAAGCAAATCATGGTTTATAGGGCTCTGGGATGGGAGATACCTCTGTTTGCCCATTTATCGATGGTAATGGGAAAGGATAATACACGATTGAGCAAGAGACATGGAGCAACTTCCCTCGATCAATTTAGAGAGCAAGGTTATCTACCAGAAGCGCTTTTTAACTACTTAGCGCTCCTTGGCTGGGCTCCTCCTGAGGGAAGAGAAGTTCTGACAAAAGAAGAGATGGTATCAATGTTTCAACTTGAAAAAGTTGGAAAAGCATCAGCAATATTTGATTATGATAAGTTAAATTGGATGAACAGACAATACATAAGATCAGTTCCATCTGAAAATCTTGTGAGAATGGCAATTCCATTCTTAAAGAGAGATGGTATCATTCATGGGGATATAACAGAGCTTCATTTTTTATGGCTTATCAAGGCAATTAATAGTATAATCTCAAACATTTCCATTTTGAGTGAAATACCAAAGGAACTCGATATTTTCTTTTCATTTCCCATTTCTGAAATGGATAAGGAAAGCAAGAAAATTTTAATGGATGAAACCTCAAAGAGAGTGATACTTCAGTTTGAAGAAGAATTACTTAAATATGAAAGGATAAACTGGGAAATTTTCATAGAAATTACAGAATCCATCAAAGGAAAACTCGGTGTCAAGGGCAAATCCCTTTTTCATCCGTTAAGAGTAGCAATCACTGCAAGGTCATCCGGCTTAGAACTTCAAAAGTTTGTTCCTATTGTTGAGGAAGGCGCAAATCTGAATTTTCCCAGAAAAATAAAAAGTATAAGGGAAAGAATTTCTGAAATACTGGAATTTATTACTAATTAG
- the secG gene encoding preprotein translocase subunit SecG: MVVLITVFHIIISILLIIAVLLQSGKSADLAGAFGGVGSQTFFGPRGAATLLSKITTVLAVLFMISSLSLWIFSARGPESVVKGEKVSQTQSIPSPQKNLPKN; this comes from the coding sequence TTGGTAGTTTTGATTACTGTATTCCATATAATAATCAGTATATTACTTATAATTGCAGTGCTACTTCAATCAGGAAAGAGTGCAGATCTTGCAGGTGCTTTTGGTGGTGTTGGAAGTCAAACTTTTTTTGGTCCCAGAGGTGCAGCCACTCTATTATCTAAAATTACCACTGTACTGGCAGTTCTTTTTATGATTAGTTCTTTAAGTCTATGGATATTTTCTGCAAGGGGACCTGAATCAGTTGTGAAAGGGGAAAAGGTTTCTCAAACCCAGAGTATTCCCAGTCCTCAAAAGAATTTACCCAAAAATTAA
- the tpiA gene encoding triose-phosphate isomerase has product MKKPIIAGNWKMHNTISESISLSKEISESLKEVEDALIILIPPFTSLYEVEKIILNRNIKLGAQDVFCYEWGPFTGEISPLMIKDAGCEFSIVGHSERRTILKEDDDLVNKKIISCIRNNLIPIVCIGETLEEREKGLLYEKIECQIEDSLKNLTGEDIQKIIIAYEPIWAIGTGVNATPEQAEEMHLFIRKNLEKRYGNETSSCAIIIYGGSVKEDNIYPLIIQKDVDGVLVGGASLKSNSFCEIVRKAIEAQREKEGKTW; this is encoded by the coding sequence ATGAAAAAACCGATAATCGCTGGAAACTGGAAGATGCATAATACAATTTCTGAATCCATCTCTCTTTCAAAAGAAATATCAGAATCTCTTAAAGAAGTTGAAGATGCTCTTATTATATTAATACCTCCTTTTACAAGTTTATATGAGGTAGAAAAAATTATACTGAATCGAAACATAAAACTTGGAGCCCAGGATGTTTTCTGTTATGAATGGGGGCCATTTACAGGAGAAATATCACCTCTGATGATAAAAGATGCAGGATGTGAATTTTCTATTGTAGGACATTCAGAAAGAAGGACTATTCTTAAAGAAGATGATGATCTAGTAAATAAAAAAATTATCTCGTGTATAAGAAATAATCTTATACCCATCGTATGCATTGGCGAAACTCTTGAAGAAAGAGAAAAAGGGTTATTATACGAAAAAATTGAGTGCCAAATTGAAGATTCATTGAAGAATTTAACAGGGGAAGACATCCAGAAAATTATAATCGCATACGAACCAATATGGGCAATAGGAACAGGAGTAAATGCAACCCCTGAACAAGCAGAAGAAATGCATCTATTTATAAGAAAAAATCTTGAAAAAAGATATGGAAATGAAACTTCATCCTGTGCTATAATAATTTACGGTGGTTCAGTGAAGGAAGACAATATTTACCCATTGATAATTCAAAAGGATGTTGATGGAGTATTGGTCGGAGGAGCATCCCTAAAATCCAATTCCTTCTGTGAAATAGTACGTAAAGCAATTGAAGCTCAAAGAGAAAAGGAGGGAAAGACTTGGTAG
- a CDS encoding phosphoglycerate kinase: MIKSIKDIVISGKRVFLRVDFNVPIDEKKMITDDTRIRESIPTIDYLLNNQVKIIVGSHLGRPEGIFKDEFSLKPVFNRLKEIYGDKIKFVPDVIGIKVDEEKAKLKNGEILLLENLRFYKQETDNDEDFSRDLSKNIDIYVNDAFSASHRAHASIVGIPKFVSELAIGFLMEKEISNLSKAIVSPEKPLVTILGGAKIKDKIPVLKNLINFSDSIIIGGAMAYSFLKFKGEEVGKSIVEEDQFGNISKILELVRKRGIKFLLPIDHIVAKGIDDNEIIETKTPIPEGYMGFDIGDETLKNFSEEIKQGKTIIWNGPMGVFEKDIFSRGTTEIAKAIAFSTAFSIVGGGDTVSAISKARVAEKISHVSTGGGASLEFLSGIELPGIKVLKEKQ, from the coding sequence ATGATAAAATCAATAAAAGATATTGTTATTTCTGGAAAGAGAGTATTCCTTAGAGTGGATTTTAATGTTCCAATCGACGAAAAAAAAATGATTACCGATGATACAAGGATAAGAGAATCTATTCCAACAATTGATTATCTTCTGAACAATCAAGTTAAAATCATAGTAGGCTCCCATCTTGGAAGACCAGAAGGAATATTTAAAGATGAATTCTCACTTAAACCAGTTTTTAACAGACTCAAGGAAATTTATGGAGATAAGATTAAATTTGTTCCTGATGTAATCGGAATTAAGGTTGATGAAGAAAAAGCAAAATTAAAAAATGGAGAAATACTACTCCTTGAAAATCTCAGATTTTATAAACAGGAAACAGATAATGATGAAGACTTTTCAAGAGACCTTTCAAAAAACATCGATATTTATGTTAACGATGCTTTTTCTGCTTCTCATAGAGCCCACGCCTCAATCGTGGGTATACCAAAATTTGTTTCCGAGCTGGCAATTGGATTCCTGATGGAAAAAGAGATCTCCAATCTGAGTAAAGCTATAGTCTCGCCTGAGAAACCCTTAGTTACAATACTTGGTGGTGCCAAAATAAAAGATAAAATTCCCGTGTTAAAAAATTTAATTAATTTTTCTGATTCTATAATCATTGGCGGAGCTATGGCATATAGCTTTTTGAAATTTAAAGGTGAAGAAGTTGGAAAATCAATTGTAGAAGAAGACCAATTCGGAAATATCAGTAAAATCCTTGAATTGGTGAGGAAGAGAGGAATTAAATTTCTTCTTCCAATAGACCATATAGTTGCAAAAGGAATCGATGATAATGAAATAATTGAAACTAAAACCCCAATACCTGAAGGATACATGGGATTTGATATTGGAGATGAAACACTAAAAAATTTTTCTGAAGAGATAAAGCAGGGTAAGACGATTATCTGGAATGGTCCAATGGGAGTTTTTGAGAAAGACATTTTTTCAAGAGGGACAACAGAAATAGCAAAAGCAATTGCATTTTCCACTGCTTTTTCAATCGTTGGAGGAGGAGATACAGTTTCTGCCATATCCAAAGCAAGGGTAGCTGAAAAAATTTCCCATGTATCCACAGGAGGAGGAGCCTCCCTTGAATTCCTTTCTGGAATTGAGCTACCTGGTATAAAAGTTCTCAAGGAGAAACAATGA
- the gap gene encoding type I glyceraldehyde-3-phosphate dehydrogenase, giving the protein MTIKIGINGFGRIGRNLLRASYLNKEIEFVAVNDITDSKTLSHLLKYDSVLGMFEANVKAENEKIKIDGKEIKVLSQKDPANIPWKDLGVDLVIESTGLFTKKEDVEKHLRGGAKKVIITAPATNPDITVVIGVNEKEYDSKSHHIISNASCTTNCVAPVAKVLHQNFKILKGNMTTIHAYTNDQRILDLPHKDLRRARAGAVSMIPTTTGAAKAVGLVLPELKGKLDGMAVRVPVPNVSLIDLVVLVEKETSQEEVNDCFKNSAENELKGILQYTEEPLVSVDFMKNSHSSIVDGLFTKVLDKTLIKVLAWYDNEWGYSCRVRDLVILISKNL; this is encoded by the coding sequence ATGACAATAAAGATTGGCATTAATGGATTTGGTAGAATAGGAAGGAATCTTCTGAGAGCTTCCTATTTGAATAAGGAAATTGAATTTGTAGCAGTAAATGATATTACTGATTCAAAAACTCTTTCCCATCTTCTAAAGTATGATTCAGTCCTGGGAATGTTTGAAGCAAATGTCAAAGCTGAAAATGAAAAAATTAAAATAGATGGGAAAGAAATAAAAGTCCTCTCGCAAAAAGACCCTGCAAATATTCCTTGGAAGGATTTAGGAGTGGATTTAGTAATTGAATCAACGGGGCTATTTACAAAAAAAGAGGATGTAGAAAAACACCTGAGAGGAGGAGCAAAAAAAGTTATAATAACAGCACCTGCGACCAACCCGGACATCACTGTTGTGATTGGGGTAAATGAAAAAGAATATGACTCTAAATCCCATCACATCATCTCAAATGCATCATGTACAACAAATTGTGTGGCTCCTGTAGCAAAAGTTCTCCACCAGAATTTCAAAATTTTGAAGGGAAACATGACTACAATTCATGCCTATACAAATGATCAGAGAATTTTAGACCTGCCTCACAAGGATTTAAGAAGAGCTCGAGCTGGTGCTGTATCAATGATACCAACAACTACAGGTGCTGCAAAAGCTGTTGGATTAGTTCTGCCGGAGTTAAAGGGCAAACTTGATGGAATGGCAGTAAGGGTCCCTGTTCCAAATGTTTCATTAATTGACCTTGTTGTTCTCGTAGAAAAAGAAACATCTCAGGAAGAAGTTAACGATTGTTTTAAAAACTCTGCAGAAAATGAACTCAAAGGTATCCTCCAGTACACAGAGGAACCTTTAGTCTCAGTAGATTTTATGAAAAATTCCCATTCATCAATAGTTGATGGCCTTTTCACAAAAGTTCTGGATAAAACCCTCATTAAAGTTCTGGCCTGGTATGACAATGAATGGGGATATTCCTGCAGAGTAAGAGATCTGGTTATTTTAATTTCAAAAAATTTATAA
- a CDS encoding NAD(P)H-hydrate dehydratase has product MKILNSEQMREIDRKAIEEIGIPGVVLMENAGRNTYHEIVKRIPHIQKKKVSILCGKGNNGGDGFVICRYLLKSGNSPRVYLFAKKEELRGDAKINFEIIDKMRANIIEIIDKNQWRKEKDIIFNSDVIIDALFGTGLKSELGNFWREVFDCLKDSPAFKVSVDIPSGLSSDTFLLQGPCFKADLTVTMAALKIPHVFSPASEYAGEVVVADIGVPDFLFDKEDYFLELTDLNAIKRGKLFLKRKMNSHKGDYGHLLIVAGSLGKTGAAVMAGRSALKIGAGLVTIAAPKSCIPIIASSCEEIMTYPAEETEEGTISENSFENILEFSKDKDVCVIGPGLSTNPSTCSLVLKLLEKIETPLIVDADGLNCLSLKMQELKNRKSATVLTPHPGEMARILKLSAKKILDNRISIVRDYCLQNRLYLVLKGWRTLIGSNDGKVYVNPTGNPGMATAGSGDVLSGIIGGILAQGEDILNALIKGVYIHGLCGDLAAKKFGEKSLIAGDIIDCIPEAIKEIES; this is encoded by the coding sequence ATGAAAATATTGAACTCAGAACAGATGAGAGAAATTGACAGGAAAGCAATTGAGGAAATTGGAATACCTGGGGTAGTTTTAATGGAAAACGCGGGAAGGAATACATATCATGAAATTGTAAAAAGGATTCCTCATATCCAGAAAAAGAAGGTTTCAATCCTATGCGGGAAGGGAAACAATGGTGGAGATGGATTTGTTATATGCAGGTATTTATTGAAATCGGGTAATTCACCGAGAGTGTACCTGTTCGCTAAAAAAGAAGAATTAAGAGGAGATGCAAAAATAAACTTTGAAATTATCGATAAAATGCGCGCAAACATAATAGAAATTATAGATAAAAATCAATGGAGAAAAGAGAAAGATATTATTTTCAACTCTGATGTAATAATAGATGCTCTTTTTGGAACTGGGCTTAAAAGTGAATTGGGAAATTTCTGGAGAGAAGTTTTTGATTGTTTAAAAGATTCACCGGCTTTTAAAGTCTCAGTGGATATCCCATCAGGCTTATCATCGGATACTTTTTTACTTCAAGGACCATGCTTTAAAGCTGACCTTACAGTGACAATGGCAGCTTTAAAAATTCCCCATGTATTCTCACCTGCCTCTGAATATGCAGGAGAGGTTGTTGTAGCAGATATCGGTGTACCTGATTTTCTATTCGATAAAGAAGATTATTTTTTAGAGCTAACAGATCTAAATGCAATAAAAAGAGGAAAATTATTTTTAAAGCGTAAAATGAATTCTCATAAAGGAGATTATGGTCATCTTCTAATCGTTGCTGGATCGCTTGGGAAAACAGGAGCTGCAGTAATGGCAGGGAGGTCTGCATTAAAAATTGGGGCTGGACTTGTAACAATAGCTGCTCCCAAAAGCTGCATTCCAATAATTGCATCATCTTGTGAAGAAATAATGACCTATCCAGCAGAGGAAACTGAGGAAGGCACTATTTCAGAAAATTCTTTTGAAAACATTTTAGAGTTTTCTAAAGATAAAGATGTTTGTGTAATTGGTCCGGGTCTTTCAACAAATCCGTCTACATGCAGTTTAGTATTAAAATTGTTAGAGAAAATCGAAACCCCTCTCATTGTTGATGCTGATGGCCTGAACTGTCTTTCTTTAAAAATGCAGGAACTGAAGAACAGAAAAAGTGCAACAGTTTTAACTCCCCACCCTGGAGAGATGGCAAGGATTCTTAAATTGAGTGCAAAAAAGATTTTAGATAACAGAATAAGTATTGTGAGAGATTACTGTTTGCAAAATAGACTTTATTTAGTATTAAAAGGCTGGAGAACTCTAATTGGTTCAAACGATGGAAAAGTTTATGTCAATCCCACCGGAAATCCAGGGATGGCAACTGCAGGCTCCGGGGATGTTCTTTCAGGGATAATAGGAGGCATTCTAGCCCAGGGTGAGGATATTCTTAATGCATTGATAAAAGGTGTATACATTCATGGGTTATGCGGAGACCTTGCAGCAAAAAAATTCGGGGAAAAATCCCTCATTGCAGGAGATATAATAGACTGTATTCCTGAAGCCATAAAAGAAATTGAAAGCTGA
- the tsaE gene encoding tRNA (adenosine(37)-N6)-threonylcarbamoyltransferase complex ATPase subunit type 1 TsaE: MKAETYLSWSEEETIKIGEKVASSLKGDEVVFLQGELGCGKTVFVKGIAKGLGFKKIDFVTSPSYVLLNIYDAKYPIYHFDLYRLERSRDIAGLDWEDYIGKGIVVVEWSEKIEFKLRQKILLIKFFMEDEVRKITIKTIKG, encoded by the coding sequence TTGAAAGCTGAAACCTATTTATCCTGGTCAGAAGAAGAAACAATTAAAATTGGTGAAAAAGTTGCATCTTCCCTCAAAGGAGATGAGGTAGTTTTTCTCCAGGGAGAACTTGGATGTGGAAAGACTGTTTTTGTAAAAGGTATTGCTAAAGGATTGGGTTTTAAAAAAATTGATTTTGTAACAAGTCCATCGTATGTTTTATTGAATATATACGATGCAAAATATCCAATATATCATTTTGACCTTTACAGGCTGGAGAGAAGCAGAGATATAGCAGGTTTAGATTGGGAAGATTACATCGGGAAAGGCATTGTAGTGGTGGAGTGGTCTGAAAAGATAGAATTTAAATTGAGACAGAAAATACTCCTTATAAAATTTTTCATGGAAGATGAGGTGAGGAAAATTACAATAAAAACTATTAAAGGCTGA
- the thiE gene encoding thiamine phosphate synthase: MRKIKANFFLYLVTDNTIIGERDFFEVIKEAVEAGVTIVQLREINISDREFIAKANKLKEILSAKNIPLIINNRCDIASAVNAEGVHLGQNDLPIEYARKILGKRKIIGVSANNVEEAIEAQNKGADYIAAGPIFFTPTKVDIRTPIGLDGLEKMRRYVKAPLIAIGGINRENVREVIKRGVDGVAVVSAIMASSEPYKATKELLKIIEETKNLREFR, encoded by the coding sequence TTGAGAAAAATAAAAGCAAATTTCTTCCTTTATCTGGTAACAGACAATACTATAATTGGGGAGAGAGATTTTTTTGAAGTAATAAAAGAAGCTGTAGAAGCTGGAGTAACAATCGTTCAATTGAGAGAAATAAATATTTCGGATAGAGAATTTATCGCGAAAGCGAATAAACTGAAAGAGATTCTTTCAGCAAAAAATATCCCTCTTATAATTAACAATAGATGTGATATAGCTTCTGCAGTTAATGCTGAAGGAGTTCATCTGGGTCAGAATGATTTGCCGATTGAATATGCAAGAAAAATTCTCGGAAAAAGGAAGATAATAGGAGTATCGGCAAACAATGTGGAAGAAGCAATCGAAGCTCAGAACAAAGGTGCTGATTACATCGCAGCAGGTCCAATATTCTTCACTCCAACAAAAGTTGATATAAGAACTCCAATCGGGCTCGATGGACTTGAAAAAATGAGGAGATATGTCAAGGCTCCTCTTATAGCGATAGGAGGGATAAACAGAGAAAATGTTAGAGAAGTAATAAAAAGAGGGGTTGATGGAGTAGCTGTTGTATCTGCTATTATGGCTTCTTCAGAACCTTATAAAGCAACGAAAGAATTACTGAAAATAATAGAAGAAACCAAAAACCTGAGAGAATTTAGGTGA
- a CDS encoding glycosyltransferase family 4 protein — protein MSKLQVAFAVQRYGLEVNGGAELHARLVAEHMNRHWEIQVLTSCALDYITWRDFYKKGIDRVNSIKILRFPVRKERNLERFARIQEKIFQNEHSVSDEIDWINENGPYCPDLIKWLEKHRNDFNYFIFFSYRYYHSYWGINSIPEKSILVPTAEHDEVLYMRVFRDIFKNARGIIYNSLEEKELINNISKNFDVPSDIVGLGINKFADINPERFRKKYRIEDEFIVYVGRIDENKGCKELFEYFLEYKKRKKGNVKLILIGSPVMRIPQNKDLIYLGFIPEEDKWDALAASSFLIMPSFYESLSIVTLEAWAAEKPVLVNGKCEVLKGQALRSNAGLFYTNYEEFEECMEFLLKNRDFNISMGKNGKEYYENNYRWEIIESKYLKLIERITET, from the coding sequence ATGAGTAAGTTGCAGGTTGCTTTTGCTGTTCAGAGGTATGGGTTGGAAGTAAATGGAGGAGCTGAACTTCATGCCAGACTTGTAGCCGAACATATGAATAGACACTGGGAGATACAAGTTTTAACATCCTGCGCCCTTGACTATATCACATGGAGAGATTTTTATAAAAAAGGCATTGATAGGGTTAATTCGATTAAAATTTTAAGATTCCCGGTGAGAAAAGAGAGAAACCTTGAGAGATTTGCTCGAATCCAGGAAAAAATATTTCAGAACGAACACAGTGTTTCTGATGAAATAGACTGGATAAACGAAAATGGTCCCTACTGTCCAGATCTCATAAAATGGCTGGAAAAACACAGAAATGATTTTAATTATTTTATTTTTTTTAGTTACAGATATTATCATTCATACTGGGGGATAAACTCTATTCCTGAGAAAAGTATTCTGGTTCCAACGGCAGAGCATGATGAGGTTCTTTACATGAGGGTTTTCAGGGATATTTTCAAAAATGCGAGAGGGATTATTTACAATTCATTAGAAGAAAAAGAATTGATAAACAATATTTCTAAAAATTTTGATGTTCCTTCTGACATAGTAGGTTTAGGAATAAACAAGTTTGCTGATATAAATCCTGAAAGATTCAGAAAAAAATACAGGATAGAGGATGAGTTTATCGTATATGTAGGAAGGATTGATGAGAATAAGGGATGCAAAGAACTTTTCGAATATTTTTTAGAATATAAAAAAAGAAAAAAAGGTAATGTAAAATTAATCTTAATTGGAAGTCCTGTGATGAGAATTCCCCAGAACAAAGATTTAATCTATTTAGGTTTTATTCCAGAAGAGGATAAATGGGATGCTCTTGCAGCTTCTTCGTTTTTAATAATGCCTTCATTCTATGAAAGTCTATCGATTGTAACATTAGAAGCATGGGCAGCAGAAAAACCTGTTCTTGTTAATGGTAAATGTGAAGTTTTAAAAGGGCAGGCTTTAAGGTCAAATGCTGGCCTCTTTTATACAAATTATGAGGAATTCGAAGAATGTATGGAATTTTTATTGAAAAATAGAGACTTTAACATTTCCATGGGGAAAAACGGGAAGGAATATTATGAGAATAATTACAGATGGGAAATCATAGAGTCCAAGTATTTGAAACTGATTGAAAGAATAACGGAGACTTGA
- a CDS encoding glycosyltransferase family 4 protein yields the protein MKGIHQILTSLTYGDAISDEALEIMRIVKEQGLQSYIFSYYFHPKMAHLRYRKEDFFGMVSSDDILVFHFSIGSPISSLYLFSRQKKILIYHNITPYEYFIDYQRDLAKFTYLGRKELEKFAPVTDLGLGDSSFNREELEASGYRKTGVLPVIRDFSKFDKAENVSIEKIYRNKKTTIIFVGRIIPNKKFEDLIRVFYLYKKMYNQNSQLILIGEHGGFERYYYSLLNLIEELKLKDVIFPGHVTFDELSSFYRISDLFLCLSEHEGFCVPILEAFYHRIPVIAFNSSAVSETMNGGGTLIENKDYEFIACLIDVIINNEELRDKIIKSQDEAMEKYKMEKLKNVFLGYIDIVENT from the coding sequence TTGAAAGGTATTCATCAGATATTAACCTCTCTTACGTATGGAGATGCAATTTCAGATGAAGCATTGGAAATAATGAGAATAGTTAAAGAACAGGGCCTCCAGTCATACATATTTTCTTACTATTTCCATCCTAAAATGGCCCATCTGCGATATAGAAAAGAGGATTTTTTTGGTATGGTGTCTTCTGATGACATCTTAGTATTCCATTTTTCAATAGGTTCTCCCATTTCCTCTCTTTATCTTTTCTCTCGCCAAAAAAAGATTCTAATCTATCATAATATAACCCCCTATGAATATTTTATAGATTATCAAAGGGATTTAGCTAAATTTACATACCTTGGAAGAAAAGAACTGGAAAAGTTCGCTCCTGTTACTGACCTTGGTCTTGGAGATTCTTCATTTAACAGAGAGGAACTCGAGGCCTCTGGATACAGAAAAACAGGTGTTCTTCCTGTGATAAGAGATTTTTCAAAGTTTGATAAGGCTGAAAATGTTTCAATTGAAAAAATCTATAGGAATAAGAAAACAACTATTATTTTTGTAGGAAGAATTATACCGAATAAAAAATTCGAAGATTTAATAAGAGTTTTTTATCTTTATAAGAAAATGTATAACCAGAATTCCCAGCTAATACTTATCGGAGAGCATGGTGGCTTTGAGAGATATTATTATTCTCTTCTAAATTTAATCGAAGAATTAAAATTAAAGGATGTAATTTTTCCAGGACATGTTACTTTTGATGAATTGAGCTCATTCTACAGGATTTCAGATTTGTTTCTCTGTCTGAGTGAACATGAAGGATTTTGTGTGCCAATTCTTGAGGCTTTCTATCATAGAATTCCAGTTATTGCATTCAATTCAAGTGCTGTTTCTGAGACGATGAATGGTGGTGGGACTTTAATTGAAAATAAAGATTATGAATTCATCGCTTGTCTAATCGATGTAATTATAAATAACGAAGAATTAAGGGATAAGATAATCAAATCTCAGGATGAGGCGATGGAAAAGTATAAAATGGAAAAATTAAAAAATGTATTTCTTGGTTATATAGATATAGTAGAAAATACATGA